CAGGCCCAAAGCGATCCCAGACCGATCCGGTTCATCCGGATTGCAATGTTTGGTTATGACCGCGGCGCGGTGGCCGCACGAAAGTTCGCCAGTGATCTGATCGAGAAAGTCTGCAAGAAGGACGCCGAAAAAATCACCTATCAAGGCGCGGAAGTGCTGTTCGATTTCATGGGTCTGTTCGACAGCGTTTCCAGCGCCTATGCTGACTCGTTTTTTGCGAAAGTGGGAACGCAGGTATTGACGGCGGCGGCTACCGTTGCCACTCCTGAAGCGGGCGGATTGGGCGGGGTCGCGGCCAGAGTCAGCATCGAGGGCATTAGTCAATTGATTGCAGCTGGCAAGCGCTCGCTTGGTGAGTTCGATACGCCCGGTGTGTTTCGCAAAGTTGTTCACCATGTGGCTGCCACCGAGTTGCGTTTCTACAAACCGCTGGATTCTTCGCGGAACTCGAAAGGATCCGGCAACCTGACGGAAATCGTGTATCCGGGAAGCCAGTCTGACGTGGGTGGTGGCTTCGTGGACGGCGACGACGGAAAATCGGCTGAACTCGCCAAGGTATCCGCACGAAACATGCTCGACCAGGCTTGGGCGTATGGTGTGCCTGTGCGGAGATTGGAGGAACTGCGTGCAGCAGGCGACCCCGATACCCTTCGGCAATTTACTTTTACCAAGAGCGTTTTGGTCAATGGCAAAGCGCTTACGGTCAATGATTTGTTTGGCGCGTATGCGGCCTTGATGCCCAGTGGAAAAAGCACACTCGAGCATCACTTCCTCGCGCATCAGAAACTGTTCGTGTCGTGGGCGCGTACCCTGCACGATCGCACGGGCAAGGACAGTACCGGCAACCATCTGTTCGTCAACATGATCGATGCGTCGGTCTATAACGAGATATTCGCTGGCGCGCCCACGCCCGATTTCGGCGTCCGGGCGGACTATTACAAGGAGGCGGAGCAAGGGGCGCTGCGGCCTGATCTGATGGGCCAGACCCACACCTTGGACGACATTCGCGATCCGGCGATCCGGGAGTTAGCGACGGCGTGGGTGAAACCGGCACCTTTGTCGGCAGAGGTGACGGCCTTCTTCGACAACTTTGTCCATAACACCATCACCCGGGCGAATAACGTCTCGCTCGGCGATGGAGTGTTTTTGCAGTTGCGGTCGATCGAAGACAAGAGCCGCAAGGATCAACTGCACGACAAGGTGAATGACGCTGCCAGCGACGCGCGGAAGAAACTGCTGCCTGACCCGGACCGGATCCGTCAGGCGGAGCTGAAAGGACTTCAGGATGCCGGAACCTGGAGCCAGGGCTCGCAGCGATACCCGGATCCATTGGGGCTTGGTTCGTCTATTGGCAATGCTTCCTCACTCAACAATCTCATCAGGGACTAAAGCATGATCGATCTGGTTCTCCTGGGCGATTCCACCGATCATGGCGGGGAAGTGATCACCGCCTCGAAAACAATGAAATTCGGCGGCCGTCTCGTTGCGCGCAAAGGCGACGAGGTGTCCTGCCCTAAACATGACATCAAGCCCAATCTCATTATTGATGGTGACGAAACGATGAAAGATGACGGGATGCCGGTCGCTCGCCATGGTTATCGGGCCATGTGCGGTTGCCGCCTGATTTCCAGCCTCGTCTGAAGAACACAAGATGCCAGTTGTACTTCCCGTCTCTCCCGCAAAGCTGTCGGACGAGCCTCGCCCCCCGCGAGCCATCGTGTGGCTGGCGCTTTTCGTGGTCTTTATGCTTGCCGGGATCGTGGGTACGCTGCTCACCTGGCCCAAAACGGAACCCACCGGCACGCCGTGGTTCTGGGTGCAGTTGCTCGTGTTGCCTACACTCGCGTGGACGCTCGCCTTTGGTTTGCGGCTGCATTACTACGACGAAGAGATCGCGCGGCTGAAAGCGGAGCATGAAGTTCTTCAGGAGGACCGGGGCAAAGCGATTCGCTTTGCAAGCGAACCTCTCGCCGTCATGGGGTTGAGCTACCTGTGTGGTGCTGGCGCTTCAGACGTCGCAAGCAAGATCGCGCAGGGCGAGACCGCGCTCGCCGCGCAAACGTCTCCCGAAGGTAAAGACGGGAAGCGTCAGACGTCGCTGTCGTTGATCGATAACGAGGACGGGATGGGACGTTATGGCCCGTGCTTCGAGAGTCTACTGAACCGGATACGTCCCGCAATCACGGCGCTCCCGCAAGACGTGGCGCTAGATGTGCGTCTGCATTTACCTGAAAGCGATGCGGGAGAACCGTGTCTTCAGGCATGGTGTCGATCCTGGTCCCAGGCCGACCTGCGCCGCGCACCCGCGACGCTCCTTTCGACGGACCTGGGGTTGATGGCGCTTGACGCGTGGCTGGACATCAAAGGTGGTCCCTCACTCGAGCGGTTTGTTCTGTTTGTGTCAGTGCAGGTACACGATAGCCCTCCCGAGAATAGTGCCGAAGCCGCAGTGGCGCTGCTGCTTGGATGGGCGCCTCTGGCTGAACGCCGCGGACTGCGGTCCATGGCGATGTTGCATCGTCCCCTGGTAGTGGGTACCGATCCAATCGACGACGTCGTCCAGTTGGCGCTGTTGTGGGGCAAAACAGCGCCGGAGAAGGTCAACGACCTCTGGCAAGCCGGATTGTACGGCGCTGACAAAGGAGAGCTTCTTCAGATGGCCTCGGACACGAAACTGGGCCTCTCGCAAACCGCTGAACTGGCGGGCGTACACGATATCGACACAGCACTAGGCAACCCCGGCGTGTGTGCCGGGTGGCTCGCTGCGGCATTCGCAATCGAACATGCCGCGCAAACCCGCGCACCTCAATTCATGGCATGGCGCGAAGGTTCGTTGCGCCTTGCGGTCGCTCAACCTGTTGCGCAATCAAAAGAACAAGTGGAATCCAACGCATGAAGGCACGCAAAATCTCGGGCTACTGGACTTTTGTAATTGCTGCGACGACCGCGACGGCGCTCTTCGCCTACTTCAAAGGATCGGCCCTCGATCCGTCGCCGCTCCATCGTATCGTCGTTGTGATTCTGATCGGCTCGTTCATTCTGTTGCTTCGCGCTCCACTGGCGGGCGCGTGGAAGTTTGTCGCGCGAAACGCGCCGGGGCGCGCAGGAAAGCAATACGATCGAGACCCGATGGCCCGTGTCGGTGCTGCTCAGAAGGAAGACGTCGTCAACCTCAACGAGTATCGAGGTCAAATTCTGAAAGCGCGACTGGGCGAGCGCCACGGCTGGCGCTGGCGCTATCGCGAACGCTGGGTGCTCATCGCCGGCGACGAACCGCTCGTCAAGCGAATCGTGCCGGGACTTGCTGACGACGGTTACGCGATCAACGGCGACATTGTCCTGCTGTACGCAAAGCAAACCACCGACAAGCTCGAGACCGAATGGCTCGACCAGATCCGTCGTTTGCGCCGCCGTCGCCCCGTCGACGCGATCGTCGCCGTGACCCGAAACCGCAGTTCAGCCAGCGCGTTTGACGCCGAAGGGACCGCGCAGCGACTCGCGCGCCACGCCCGCGCGCTGCGCTGGGCCGCGCCCGCCTATCTGCTGAACGTCACCGATTTCGGCGGCGAATCTTCGGGCCAGGATGAAGCAATCGGCTTCACCTGGTCGAACGAGCGCGTCGATCCCAACGAAATCGACGTCTCCCTGAGAGGCCTCGCAGACAACCTCGCCGATGCAGGCGTTGTGCGCCTCACTCAGGACCCGAACGACCGGTACCCGGCCGAGCTATCGCACCACATCGCGGGGTTCCGCGGTGCGTTGTCGGACCTGGTACTGCAGACCGGCCACTCACGCCTCTGGCGCAACGCGGTCCACGGCCTGCTGTTTGCGCCGCTGTTCAAGGA
The sequence above is drawn from the Paraburkholderia sprentiae WSM5005 genome and encodes:
- a CDS encoding DUF2235 domain-containing protein, which gives rise to MSKNETAISATAATETSPSMADRVTRAVSFTSTQPSTPPDGCYRCHQEIYVSFFFDGFGQSLKSSDPSSNVSRLYHAHRGTDKSEGIYRLYYEGMGRLLSKERTGVAGALASEAANRAKDAVADQVKDSISDARKDATKDFTKEATAAYKAGTKGGIKSALLNALGKFEEGIQPGAIATKVGTGLASAKLIVSTGVQVAVNAIPSLRDSELAAAWLGTGFDARVDAATKDFTAIIKQAQSDPRPIRFIRIAMFGYDRGAVAARKFASDLIEKVCKKDAEKITYQGAEVLFDFMGLFDSVSSAYADSFFAKVGTQVLTAAATVATPEAGGLGGVAARVSIEGISQLIAAGKRSLGEFDTPGVFRKVVHHVAATELRFYKPLDSSRNSKGSGNLTEIVYPGSQSDVGGGFVDGDDGKSAELAKVSARNMLDQAWAYGVPVRRLEELRAAGDPDTLRQFTFTKSVLVNGKALTVNDLFGAYAALMPSGKSTLEHHFLAHQKLFVSWARTLHDRTGKDSTGNHLFVNMIDASVYNEIFAGAPTPDFGVRADYYKEAEQGALRPDLMGQTHTLDDIRDPAIRELATAWVKPAPLSAEVTAFFDNFVHNTITRANNVSLGDGVFLQLRSIEDKSRKDQLHDKVNDAASDARKKLLPDPDRIRQAELKGLQDAGTWSQGSQRYPDPLGLGSSIGNASSLNNLIRD
- a CDS encoding PAAR domain-containing protein — encoded protein: MIDLVLLGDSTDHGGEVITASKTMKFGGRLVARKGDEVSCPKHDIKPNLIIDGDETMKDDGMPVARHGYRAMCGCRLISSLV